TCATTGGAGGACATCATATCAGTTCAGTTCTTTGCTGCTCTTTCAATTTTTGTTCTAATGATGTTTATCCCAGCTATATTTAAATCAATAAAAAAGAGAAGGGAACATAAGCTTGAAATTCAGGATACATCATAGTATGCAGATTATAGAAATGTCGTTAGCGCTAAAAGAATTATCGTAAAGATTATTCTTTAATATATTGATTTAATCACCTTGTAGAAGCAGCAAATAGAATAAATCATAGGGGAGGTTTAAAATGGGAAACTGCCCAGTATGTAATGGAAGCATTGGGCCAATGGCTATTTTGGCAAGCTGGGATAGTGGGAGAAATTTTACATGTCTGGATTGTGAGAAACGAATCGGATTTCGTCTATGGCCTCTTGTTATCGTTGCCCTTCTTGGGCTTATGATATTTGCTGAACGCATGCTTCATCAATTAATTATCTCGGATATACCACTAGCTTTATGCTTTGCTATTGCGTCTATCCTTTCCACTTTGGTGATGTTCATAATACCAATGATCTGGCAATACAAAGAAGCAGACACGGAATAATCGGTTGATGATCTTATCTTTTAACTCAAATTATATAAATAAAGGATATGGGGATTTCAATGGATAATACAGATTTTGATTTAGTAGTTGTTGGAGCTGGATCAGGCGGAATCAGTTCAGCCAATCTCGCAAAGAACTTAGGCAAAAGAGTGGCGATTGTTGAGAATGATAAAGTGGGAGGAGAGTGCACATGGTCAGGTTGTGTTCCAAGCAAGGCGCTTATAAGAGCAAGTCAGATAGCGCATGACGTGAATCATTTGAATGAATACGGTCTACAAATTGACGGATCGCTTCAACTGAATACAAAAAATGTGATGAGCTATGTTCGTTCTGTTATAGAAAAGGTTTATAAAGAAGAAAAGCCTGAAATCTTTGAGAAGATGGGCATAAGCGTCTTCTTAGGCAATCCGAAATTTATTGATAATCATAGATTGAAGGTTGGGGAACAAATTCTTACCTCCAAAAGCTTTATTATAGCCACAGGTTCAAGCCCATTTCTCCCTCCGATAGAAGGCTTACATGATGCTCCATATCTTACGAATAAGACTATCTTTGATTTAGAGGTTCTTCCTGACTCTATGATCATTCTTGGGGCAGGGCCAATCGGGATTGAGATAGCGTCAGCGTTAAACCGTCTGGGAGTGAAAATTACTGTATTGGATATGTCTGATCATATTCTTCCACGAGAAGATCAAGAATTGGTGGATATATTATCAGATCGATTGAAGGCAGAAGGCGTTAAACTATTAACCAGTACAAAGGCTACTTCATTATCAAGACAAGATGATGGTATTGTTTTTACAGTTCAGAATGGGAAGGGGCAGATAGAAAAAATTAAGGGAGAATCTACTCTAATAGCTGTTGGACGCAAACCGAATACATCTGGTTTTGATCTGGTAAATGCAGGTGTGGAATATAATCCAAAGGGTATAATTGTAAATAATATGCTTCAAACAACAGCAAAGAATATCTATGCATGCGGAGATGTGGTAGGACCATATCAATTCAGTCACATGGCTGAATACCAGGCTACCATTGCTGTTATGAATGCTGTTTTACCCATACCTATAAAAAAGAAGGTAGATTATTCTAATGTTGTCTGGGCCACATTTACTGATCCTGAGCTTGCTCGCGCTGGATTCACAGAGGAGGAGGCAAGGGAGAGATATGGTGATAAAATAAGGGTATATCGACATTATTATAATAGGGTTGATCGAGGAAAGACCGATAATATGGAGATAGGGATGAGCAAGTTTATCTGTAGTAGGAAGGGCAATCTACTCGGTATTCATATATTAGGCGAAGGGGCTTCAGAACTGCTCCATGAAGCTCAGCTTGCCAAATCTCTAAAAATATCTTTTGCACAAATTCAATCAGTAATTCATGTCTATCCCACATATTCGGATGTAATAAAACGACCTTCCGGACAGCTCTACGCTGATCGCATACGTGAAAATTTCTTTGTAAAAATATTGCAAGGGCTATTCTCAAAAAAGGATGTAAAATAGAGGGGATTGGGAAGCTCAACTATTGATGTAGAAGAGTTAAATGACCATATATATATCAACTTAATTATTTCTTCTTCAGCGGTTCAGATTCCAGTTGTAATGCAGGTATTCAATCTTCAGGGTTTCATAATTAAGCCGGATAAAATCCATGGATTTTTCATTTACGAGATAGTCGAAAATAGCGTGTTCAGAATGCCAAAGCTTTGTGCCTATAGCTTCTGCCGTACTCTCTGCCCATGATAGGGGTAGGTCTGAAGATTCACCAATATGTTTTCACAATTCGCGCAAGCGATTCATTTGCGCGGCATAGTATGGAGTTAAAGATAGGATCCTGAATGAAAAATGGACATATCTCATAGATGTGAGCTTCATCATAATCATCATCCCCAGGCCGTATCTTGGGATCAATCCCATGCAGAAGAGCCTTGACATTAGTTAATCTCTCATATTCATAAAAGAATTCCTACTATGCAAGCCCAAAGTGACAAATATAGGATAAAGATTTATACCGCTATTAGTATAGAGAGAGACCCTACTCATATATTTCTAATCCTTTGAGACAAACGTGATAAAAGATCTACCTTTTTTATCTATCTGAAGGGAGTTAACAATATCCCGGTAATCCGTTGCCATTTGTCTTCTCTTAATAGCTTCAATCCAAGGTTAATGGTACGTGTATCCTCCCTTTTCCTAAAGCTGGACCACAGCCTGTCCCAGAAAGAAAAGATCGAAGAATAGTTTGAATTAGTCTCACTCCATTCATCAGAATGATGAACCCTGTGCATATTTGGCGTTACAATCAGATAACGGAGCAATCTATCATATTTTTCAGGCAAGGAAATATTGCTATGGTGAAATTGAATAATTACCTGAAGTGCTATCTCATATACAAGAAGAAATATCATATTCATTCCAAGTAATAGAAAAATTATGAGCCTGAACAATGAAGATAGAAGAATTTCAAAGGGATGGAACCTTAGTGCTGTTGTGATATCCATCTGAATATCTGAATGATGTGTTCGGTGTAATTTCCAGAAAAATCGTATTCTATGGTTTATCCGATGCCAGAAATACATCCATAGATCAAAGAGTAGGAAAATGAGAATCCCTTTTAAATAGACATCATAAGAAGGGAAGGTAAAAAGATGGTTCAGTCCAATGTGATAGGTCTGTGCCCAATTCATTACCATAAGTGTGATGGAAGAAAAGGAAATATAATAGAGTAAATTGTTTATAGCTGTTATGCTTAGGTTATTTGCAGCATGAGTAAATCTTTTGCGTCTATCTTTGTAATGAGGGGAAATAGTCTCAAGAAGAAATATCAATGCAAAAGAGATAAAGGATATTATTAGTTTGATATTCATGATTTTAATTTAAATTACATCGCCCATTTTCTTCAAGCAACTAAGTTGCTTCAACCGGGACCCATGTAACCGCTCTCTAATTTGGAAAATTCGATAC
The window above is part of the Spirochaetota bacterium genome. Proteins encoded here:
- a CDS encoding NAD(P)/FAD-dependent oxidoreductase — translated: MDNTDFDLVVVGAGSGGISSANLAKNLGKRVAIVENDKVGGECTWSGCVPSKALIRASQIAHDVNHLNEYGLQIDGSLQLNTKNVMSYVRSVIEKVYKEEKPEIFEKMGISVFLGNPKFIDNHRLKVGEQILTSKSFIIATGSSPFLPPIEGLHDAPYLTNKTIFDLEVLPDSMIILGAGPIGIEIASALNRLGVKITVLDMSDHILPREDQELVDILSDRLKAEGVKLLTSTKATSLSRQDDGIVFTVQNGKGQIEKIKGESTLIAVGRKPNTSGFDLVNAGVEYNPKGIIVNNMLQTTAKNIYACGDVVGPYQFSHMAEYQATIAVMNAVLPIPIKKKVDYSNVVWATFTDPELARAGFTEEEARERYGDKIRVYRHYYNRVDRGKTDNMEIGMSKFICSRKGNLLGIHILGEGASELLHEAQLAKSLKISFAQIQSVIHVYPTYSDVIKRPSGQLYADRIRENFFVKILQGLFSKKDVK
- a CDS encoding sterol desaturase family protein, which produces MNIKLIISFISFALIFLLETISPHYKDRRKRFTHAANNLSITAINNLLYYISFSSITLMVMNWAQTYHIGLNHLFTFPSYDVYLKGILIFLLFDLWMYFWHRINHRIRFFWKLHRTHHSDIQMDITTALRFHPFEILLSSLFRLIIFLLLGMNMIFLLVYEIALQVIIQFHHSNISLPEKYDRLLRYLIVTPNMHRVHHSDEWSETNSNYSSIFSFWDRLWSSFRKREDTRTINLGLKLLREDKWQRITGILLTPFR